Part of the Cydia pomonella isolate Wapato2018A chromosome 20, ilCydPomo1, whole genome shotgun sequence genome is shown below.
gattcgtattttttttatttattattactgtaaGTTTGAGAATCTGTATCTACTTAGCCTGCAATCCTTCGTTTCCCGGTTTCTAAAGTAATGTAGGATTTATGAAAGATGGGTACATATTTATATCTACAGTGTCTCAGCAAGAGATGCTGAATAAACTTCAGCAGATTCATACTTCAAACATCATAACGGAAATGTCCCAGTGCTCGACACTGCCATAATAGGTTTCAATCTCAATCTTAGTATGGCAATAAGACGTTACAAATTTGCTGTCAGCTGTTTGGAATTAGGATGTTAGCACCATAATGTAAATGACCTACCATTTACATTATGTTGCTTACGGGCCCATATCGGGTGGCGTTTGTCGAGATCGAAACGTTCGAACTAGTGATGGCCCGTAACCGTGATTTCTTTCCAAGCTGATAATTTCCCGGTAACGTCCCGCTATCGAACGACGCTCTATAAGAAATTTAGGAAACTTGGGAATCGTTTAGGAATATCTCTCGCAAGTTATACGATTCTTTGTCAACATCATAAAAGTTATcatcgtaaaacaaaaaaccattttttcatcgcgttgtcccggcatttttgccacggctcataagagcctggggtccgttttgcaactaatcccaagaattggtggAGGCACTAAGTAGTTTTAATGAAAgcttgccatctgaccttccaacctagagggtcACTAGGCCTtaggaattagtccggtttcttcacgattttttccttcaccgacaaaagcgactggtaaattatcaaatgatatttcgtacataagttctgaaaactcattcgtacgagctggggtttgaccACGCTACCtttggattgaaagtcgcacgctctgaCCCTAGGCCACCTCTCACTCACTGACTCTTTCAATGAAATATTGGGTATCCGACATTCCGTGCAATTATTTAGAGGCTACCCTTGCAGGCAGAAATAACTACATATTTATCATAACAATATGCTATGTAAGTCGCTTCCAAAAGTAAGTCCCGAGAGTTAAGTACCGGGAAATTTCCTAATATTTTCGAGATAAATCCCGATGCGACGTACAAAGTATTGAACTCGAATTATGAAACGTGTTCTAATCAAGCTGATTATTCATTTTGTTAAAGAGTTAACCTTTATTACAAAATGATAATtcatttttatgtaggtacttcaTGCAATAAGTCAGGGTACCTATGAGGTGAGTATAAGACCACCGATTTGTATCcaaatattaagtacctacatcttgtaataaatatttattatttcatatttctaGAAGTCAAGCTTCAGGACAATCACAAAGATATTTTAGTCGATAAGTGCGTTATCATTCTAAAGCGATACTTACGTGCATATATCAACATGTAGTATGGCGTTACAACCAGTTTCATGAAAGTGGTCGTGAGTATGATCATGAGCAATAAGCCGTTGGTTTCGTTCATCTGTCTCATGATGTCGCCAATACGCTCGTATGAGAGAGCGAGACACCGAATCAGGGTTTTTACTTGCGCTGGATAAGTGAAGTTTTGGATTCCTggaaattataaattgatttagGTAGGCATGCACAAGGTTCGAATTTTATCAATAAGTTGTCATGAATCGTTCGTCCTATGTAGGGTCCCGGGAACACAGAACGGGTTATGTATACAGAATAAGTTCCGGATTTGGCGATTCCCGCGACCATTACCTAGTCCTAAATGAACATAAGGATGATCCACTCAAGATAGGTATTTTTCTTCCAGGGATGCCTCCATAAAAGGGATGGAATAGAAATCGTTAATTAGTACTTAGTGCGATATTAGCTTAAAATGTAATACCCAATTCAGTCGTCTTCGCTGTCAAGGCTGGATCCCTAATACAGTTCAGTAGAGTGCCGATGGAGCGAGGTTTGCTCAGGAACTCATCCAGCTTCATCGATACTGGTTTCATCGTAGCTTGCAACccgaaaacaagaaaaaaattgtacatgTCCAATCCAATCCAATAAACCAGGATTAGGATAGCCGACCCCGACTGGAAACATGAAGTTGTGGATGTTTGTATCCTCTGGTAGATCCTActaatatgtattatacatgttaatgtttgtatgtttttataacTGGATGTGCTGAACAAAATCAGAGAGTGTGTATTTGAACATTTGTGCCTCCATTTCACTAATAATTCTTAACGACTTTGACAGAAATTTAgttgtttgtatgtttttataacTGGATGTGCAGATGGTTGAACATTTGTGCCTCCATTTCACTAATAATTCTTAACGACTTTGACAGAAATTTAgttgtttatatgtttttataaCTGGATGTGCAGATGTTTGAACATTTGTGCCTCCATTTGACTAATATTTCGTAACGAGTTTGACAGaaatttagtttatattatatttttatccaGAGAATCATTACCCAAAGGGTTCAAATGGAGGTTGAATTTTACGATTAGTAAGAGGGGAAAGAATAAGGACAATACCGATTTTTACTTGAATGAAGCGGCGGACATTGGTTAGTTACTACATAAACCCTAAGCTAAACTCTTCACTATATATGGTACTTACCAAGACGAATCGATTGCAAGCGATGGTTAACAGTTGCAGCAGCACCATGCACGGCCTCCACTGTGAGAGCCCAGCGCAGAACCGCCTGCCACCACAACAAGTGCGCGACGTAGAATGGAAGTTGCAGGCACAATATACCTGCAAGCAATATTTCTATTTGTACTGTAAGCTTACACTGATCAATATTTGATGGCTGTGCCAAAACTGCCAAAAATATATCAGGCGCAGAGATAAAAATACCCGACCATCCCAGatgataaaatatttgatttgctTACATTACTACGTCATTAGATGAAACGTGTTTCACAACCCAGGAACACGTTAACAGTTGAGGTTGATAGAGcaacataatttaattattattcgagAAGAAATGACTTACAAAATTTGTACCTGGCCGGGTCTAGGCATTATTTTTGCTTTCATGTTGCCAATGCATTGATATACCTATTGCCTCcttgcttttttattttataaacgcATACTTACACACCGTTCCCTCCTCTAAACTATGTGGGTAATAAAAAACAACATCCATAATCATAATGAAGACCACCCACGTCAGCAAGATAACCATTatgatactttttattttttcagttttaGCAGATGGATTGTTTAAGTTCAGGTCCGAATTGATCTGGAAACGTTTAGAAAACTTTTATTATGACTTGTCTTAAAACTGGTAGGTGTCTGCTGATTTTGTAGCCATACCCTTAAACTGTGAGATCACAGGCTTGGACGATGCTAGAAATGCCTGGCTGTCTGCTTGACATGGATATGACCCTCCATATAATCTTAAATCACAGAGGAGCTGGGATGATGTTTTGtctaaaataacatataccACTTGTTTAGATAACAGCCAAGGAGCTCGGCTGATTGCAGTCGGTTTTAGGGAGGCTGGCCACTGGCTAAACGCATATCCTTCGCCCAATTCTAGTACTCACCTTGATGGGAATACCCTGTATGGTTGGGCTGCGCTTGGGGGTTTCAGTCTGTGCATCGCATAAATGCCACTGTGGGAGTGACGTGGACCAGCTGCGGCGTCACGGTCTGTCTTGTCAACGAAGCGCGGGGCGTTTGTCGCGTCACGCTGCGCGCAATGACATTATCCGCTGGTCTCTTACCACTGTCGACGTGCCTGCAATACTCACGCCAGCTGGTACAGCCCGGGATGATGGTAAGAGACCCGACGGGATGTCGCTGATACCGAGGAGGATGGGACGAGTGCTGGTGTGGGATACAACCTGTGTCGACACACTGGCCCCGTCCCACCTTCACGGTACTTCAAAGAAAGCGGACGCGTAGAAGTTGCTGAGAACCTCAAAAGGCGGAAATACGggggtctcgacgccaattaCAACTTTGTTGCATTTGGTGTCGAGCCCCTCGGTTCGTGGGGCCTGAGCGCTTAGAGTTTTTTTACGGATTCTTTGGGGACATCAGAGGAGCTGGCACCTTCCTCCGCTCAATTAATAAGTAttgcgattcagcgaggaaattCTGCCAGCATCTCTGGCTCTATGCCTCGGGGGCCCTTTTAAGAGTTAGACTTTTagttttgtaacaaaaaaatattacttactttatgtgtacatatttaatttgaaagtgtaattgaaataaatagtattaGCTGGTAGATTGTGTAAGAAATTTTATAACATAATGCTTGACAAGGTTACCCCCCGGTTTTCCTTGTGATACtctatttaaattcaaattttatttaatttattaatttagttaccCCTACCAACAGAAACAGCCGCCTGTTTTACTACCATGTTTCTTTACCATGCCATGACAATATTTAACGTGTTAAGCGTTTAGCGCAAACACTCAGTCCATTACAATTCCATGTCGTTGTCgactaatgaaataaatgtaaaacgGTAATTTTCCCGGTAATATACTCAACGGGTATATTTCCAGGTCGGGAAAATTTCCAGCGGCACATCACTACCGGCGGATTAATAATAGATTTCTAAAACTATTATACCTTTTGTAACTGCTTTAGTACTCTCTTCAAGCACTCCACCTGGGCGGGTCCTGTGTATACAGCGAGGCTGGCAATACCCATAACCAACGCTATCTCAGTGAGCCAAATGACCGTCTTCAAAAAAGTGGCGCCGACTCGGAGTCGCTTTTCTGGCTCTTGGTAGAAGTCCAGGATTATACTAGTTATAATTGCCGCATCTGAagcaataatatataatgtaaaacTTATGCTATTAAAATAGCAAGAAAATGAAATGTACAtaggtagagttagaccaagagaAGCAGTGCGAGTGCTATTTATAAGTCATTATTTTATAGAAgtgtgacgtttaaaataacactgacACTgcgtatgctatcaaaatcgttgcagacttatcttggtccaaCTATTTCTTTTTTGTAACAATACTTTTGGACTTCTTTTAGATTATCTATCAAAAAACAGAGCGTCATCGAGACCCTGTTTAAATAATTACCTACCAAACACCTTAAACTCAAACTTTCAGCAAATAGGCAACAAAGGTACTTGTACATGTCAAGATGCTTTATAAAAATTTagaacaattacaaatatcgattCCTTATTTGCAAACAACCGCTGGGTAGTTGCGCCGATGCAGCAACTGCACTAACGCGCCTTCCGCGTGCAACTCTGCAGCTGTATTAAAAGGAGTACAGTATACACTTATTTAATACGTACTGAGCAATGTCATCCCGAAGGCCTGCAGCGACGCAAGTGACGCGGATGTTTCGAAGCTCCAGCCGCTGCGGGTGCGCACGCGTCTCGGCGCAACTCTGGCCCAACAGCACAGCCGCAGCAGCAGCGCCAGTGCACCTTCCGCGTGCAACTCTTCATCCTCCACTTATTTAATATAAAGATAAACAAAAAATCAGTacaaaaccacccaactatagcaCAGTCGATTTCAAGAACATCTTCACAAGCTAACGTTCCAAAATATTGTTGTAGTATACATTGTGGTCTACTAAGGCACTTACCAATTTTCAAGTAAGAAGTTTTAGATCACTCGtagaaaaaagtattgtatacaataatcaagcttttcaatctcgtaccttacttaggcaactcagcaagcttggTTGCCTAAACACGCTGGCAAGTAATCGGCAATGAAACTGGAAAACGTAAGATGAAGGATCCGCACTACACCGTACGAATTGCTGACACTTTAGTAAGTTCTGACCGTGAAGTGGCAGATCATTTTGAGCGGTTTTTCGGAATGtacagaaattttcaaattttcgtatgtcactccgaacatagttcttaagacttttaggtcattaaatataaagaaaacagaagacctatggggtctgtcagtcaaagtattacattccattattgaatcgattgcaccatacttagctgagattttcaacagatgcattgatgctggaatttttccagatattatgaaacatagcaaaattatcccgttgtttaaatcaggaacaagaaccgactccacaaactttagacctatttcaatactaccggcattaagcaaagtgttcgagaaacttattctaaatcaactatcgtcacatttcaacagaaataaactgcttgatagcaatcaatttggttttaccagaggtcgatcaactactgacgccggtgtggtacttctaaaacacatctttgacgcttgggaaaaagctcaagatgctattggaattttctgtgatctgtcgaaggcatttgattgcgttgatcacgaaaatttaaagaaaaaattaagtcactatgggataaaa
Proteins encoded:
- the LOC133529129 gene encoding gustatory receptor for sugar taste 43a-like; amino-acid sequence: MTLLNAAIITSIILDFYQEPEKRLRVGATFLKTVIWLTEIALVMGIASLAVYTGPAQVECLKRVLKQLQKINSDLNLNNPSAKTEKIKSIIMVILLTWVVFIMIMDVVFYYPHSLEEGTVCILCLQLPFYVAHLLWWQAVLRWALTVEAVHGAAATVNHRLQSIRLATMKPVSMKLDEFLSKPRSIGTLLNCIRDPALTAKTTELGIQNFTYPAQVKTLIRCLALSYERIGDIMRQMNETNGLLLMIILTTTFMKLVVTPYYMLIYALDDESNVVFDVMLSLNWSLAILAILVLTIEPCHRVHSQRERTEVLVRQLTAHLAPSRQLSKELEQFTKLIVLNKPRFTALGIYTLDRPLMAMMLSGITTYLVIIIQFQKFSHKLEYD